A DNA window from Linepithema humile isolate Giens D197 chromosome 6, Lhum_UNIL_v1.0, whole genome shotgun sequence contains the following coding sequences:
- the LOC105678327 gene encoding death-associated protein kinase 1 isoform X3 codes for MMPGTSRQLETSNGNSEWENLMEVHHEPIEKNYQLLEEIGKGQFAIVRKCKEIKTGSLYAAKIMRKRRVARGVAAADIVIDTGTTVVLLLELITGGELFHWTPSGEVEAAHVVRQVLMALSHLHSHQVAHLDIKPENILLSTPPPMPNIKLIDLGLSHRLVPGSEHRALFGTPEFVAPEIVNYEPLCLGTDLWAVGVLTYILLSGASPFLGEDKQETYANVAACQYQFDNEYFNNVSEIAKDFIRSLLIKDPKERGNAESCLKHPWILTESEAPQGLGGAMISAVKRGCVEAVSQLLLQGAPLNVKDSKEDTLLHIACEAGDEGMTTLLIESGIDLDTPNKQGLTALHVAARYGHINLVRHLCLAGCDVDKTNRGIRADVTAIKYGYPDIANLLDKLRNPNQRENYIRQLQPTHRPIDRLHIRLLGHCASGKSSLISSLKSGIFSFGFFRRSRSQNYSAKREPSIELDVTSKHGSLSFEYSDNEYEGTQGVEWSRGNVGGECVFWELCGREEFLASYHYVLTFQQPAVHLITVSLREPLTVQLQQIKFWLQFILDRINPSNVGFGGKCNDVKVILVGTYAPEPLAPNSNGGNLLAPLLPFLKDFTSILGEEPQMVALDATNPSSPGLKLLRSYLNNARMEFLEDGPEVAESILRRDAPRAAATYVPLANLDKQSALVWTGLAEAWRSYVQSLEVPPLMLTQEEFLNEVRKINPLVCLEHCRHLGLQLQNLGECILLPGNLIVLSPEWFWQDVLNWQLSPDQRGRLGGRTTGVYTIEDFQARCPCPAAQALQALQAVNLCVPCEVDDDEVEYEIPCLNLVERLPGLWEPWKPCSNASPHAGLRLCPEEAPLYHLTAIFTHLQAQLRKITQTWDPTNSDLYQWWRGSKLCLGPCESIITFEEEEHSCVEIQVRGPRASSAQCFALLSVILDAMDTTIELVAPGMLLERHWLSPSQLREYDEVIHSWAPATVISALIDKGLEEATLKNPLNDRQETVWEIVGCGLPLMENCVPGPKQPVKYIKPAVQRRLAQMLDPPDHHGRDWCLLAVRLGLGDRVAQLDSTVDSPTLRLLNCAGAECTVGSLVQQLRALDREDAVHLLLTYTPTYVMLMSVDSETGSNLSR; via the exons ATGATGCCGGGCACATCTCGCCAGCTGGAAACATCTAACGGTA ATTCTGAGTGGGAGAATTTAATGGAGGTCCATCATGAGCCGATTGAAAAAAACTATCAACTCCTTGAAGAAATTGGCAA GGGTCAATTTGCTATTGTACGAAAATGcaaggaaataaaaactggTTCACTGTATGctgcaaaaataatgagaaagaGGCGGGTTGCCAGAGGTGTGGCTGCTGCAGATAtag TAATAGACACTGGAACAACAGTAGTATTGCTACTGGAATTGATTACTGGAGGGGAATTATTTCACTGGACTCCATCTGGTGAAGTAGAAGCTGCTCATGTG gtgCGTCAAGTTTTAATGGCACTCAGTCATTTACACTCCCATCAAGTTGCTCATCTGGATATTAAACCTGAGAATATTCTACTGTCAACACCACCACCGATGCCTAACATTAAATTGATAg ATTTGGGTCTGTCGCATCGACTGGTACCTGGTTCAGAACATAGAGCATTATTTGGTACACCAGAGTTTGTAGCGCCAGAAATTGTGAATTATGAGCCACTTTGTCTAGGAACTGATCTTTGGGCCGTTGGTGTGTTGACATATATTCTGTTGAGTGGAGCTTCGCCATTTTTGGGCGAGGACAAGCAAGAGACATATGCAAACGTTGCCGCTTGCCAGTACCAATTTGACaatgaatatttcaataatgtgTCCGAGATTGCCAAAGACTTTATACGATCCTTGTTGATCAAGGATCCGAA GGAGAGAGGAAATGCTGAATCGTGCCTTAAACATCCTTGGATTCTCACG GAATCTGAAGCTCCTCAGGGTCTCGGCGGAGCGATGATTAGTGCTGTGAAACGAGGCTGTGTTGAGGCTGTCTCTCAGTTGCTGTTGCAGGGTGCTCCATTGAACGTGAAAGACTCT AAAGAAGATACTCTTTTGCATATCGCCTGCGAGGCTGGTGACGAGGGAATGACGACTCTCCTAATAGAAAGCGGGATTGATCTGGACACACCGAACAAACAAGGTCTCACGGCATTACACGTGGCTGCTCGATACGGGCATATTAATCTGGTCAGACATTTGTGCCTTGCTGGTTGCGACGTCGACAAAACGAATCGGGGGATTCGAGCGGACGTCACTGCGATTAAGTACGGATATCCggatattgcaaatttattagataaattgcGAAAC CCGAATCAGCGCGAAAATTACATACGTCAGCTGCAACCGACACACAGACCAATAGACAGGCTACACATAAGACTGCTCGGACATTGCGCCTCCGGAAAATCATCATTAATTAGTTCTTTAAAATCTGGAATATTTAGTTTTGGATTCTTTCGAAGATCGAGAAGTCAGAATTATAGCGCGAAG aGAGAACCAAGTATCGAACTCGACGTGACGAGTAAGCACGGTTCTCTCAGTTTTGAGTACAGCGATAACGAGTACGAAGGTACTCAAGGAGTAGAATGGAGTCGCGGTAATGTAG GTGGCGAGTGCGTCTTTTGGGAATTGTGCGGACGCGAAGAGTTTTTGGCGTCTTATCACTATGTACTTACGTTCCAGCAACCAGCAGTGCATCTTATTACAGTCAGCTTGAGAGAGCCGCTGACCGTTCAACTTCAGCAGATAAAATTCTGGCTGCAATTTATTCTGGACCGTATCAATCCGAGTAACGTTG GATTTGGTGGCAAGTGTAATGACGTGAAAGTAATTTTAGTCGGCACTTATGCGCCGGAGCCCTTAGCCCCGAATTCTAACGGCGGCAATCTACTTGCACCACTTTTGCCATTTTTGAAAGACTTTACGTCAATTTTGGGAGAGGAACCTCAAATGGTAGCACTGGACGCAACTAATCCTTCTAGTCCTGGCCTCAAACTTCTCAGATCTTACTTAAATAATGCAAGAATGGAATTCCTCGAG GATGGACCGGAAGTTGCAGAAAGTATTCTCCGACGTGACGCGCCGCGTGCTGCGGCTACGTACGTGCCCCTGGCGAATCTTGATAAACAG AGCGCCTTAGTGTGGACCGGTCTCGCCGAAGCATGGAGATCGTACGTGCAGTCGCTGGAAGTTCCTCCGCTAATGCTCACTCAGGAGGAATTTTTGAATGAGGTTCGAAAGATCAATCCTCTAGTTTGCTTGGAACATTGCAGGCATCTAGGATTACAATTGCAG AATTTGGGAGAGTGCATTCTTCTGCCTGGAAACCTAATAGTACTAAGTCCCGAATGGTTCTGGCAAGACGTACTAAACTGGCAATTGAGCCCCGATCAGAGAGGACGACTGGGCGGTCGAACTACTGGTGTTTACACCATAGAAGATTTTCAGGCGCGATGCCCTTGTCCCGCCGCCCAAGCTCTACAAGCTCTACAGGCGGTCAATTTGTGTGTTCCG TGCGAAGTGGATGACGACGAAGTGGAATACGAGATACCGTGCTTAAACCTCGTGGAGCGTCTTCCTGGTTTGTGGGAACCATGGAAACCGTGTTCCAACGCGTCACCTCATGCTGGTTTACGCCTTTGTCCGGAAGAAGCGCCTTTGTATCACTTGACAGCGATATTTACGCATTTGCAG gCGCAACTGAGAAAAATCACTCAAACATGGGACCCAACAAATTCAGACTTGTACCAATGGTGGCGAGGATCGAAGCTGTGTCTTGGACCCTGCGAGAGCATAATCACCTTCGAGGAGGAGGAGCACAGCTGTGTGGAGATTCAAGTTCGTGGACCACGCGCTTCTAGTGCGCAGTGCTTCGCTCTTCTCAGCGTGATTCTGGACGCGATGGACACAACCATCGAATTAGTTGCGCCCGGAATGTTGCTCGAGAGGCATTGGCTGAGTCCTAGCCAGCTTCGAGAATACGATGAG GTGATTCACTCTTGGGCACCCGCCACCGTTATATCGGCTTTGATCGACAAAGGCCTCGAGGAGGCGACCCTTAAGAATCCCTTAAACGACCGTCAAGAAACCGTGTGGGAAATAGTGGGCTGCGGGCTGCCGTTAATGGAAAATTGCGTTCCCGGACCGAAGCAGCCTGTGAAGTACATAAAGCCCGCCGTGCAACGGCGACTCGCGCAAATGCTGGATCCGCCTGATCATCACGGAAGAGACTGGTGCTTGCTCGCCGTGAGACTCGGCTTGGGAGACCGCGTCGCCCAATTAGACAGCACAGTGGACAGTCCGACGTTAAG GCTGCTGAACTGCGCGGGTGCGGAATGCACCGTCGGTTCTTTGGTGCAACAATTGCGAGCACTCGATCGCGAAGACGCCGTGCATCTACTGCTCACGTATACACCAACTTACGTGATGCTGATGTCTGTCGATTCCGAGACAGGGTCTAACCTTTCCAGATGA
- the LOC105678327 gene encoding death-associated protein kinase 1 isoform X1 produces the protein MMPGTSRQLETSNGNSEWENLMEVHHEPIEKNYQLLEEIGKGQFAIVRKCKEIKTGSLYAAKIMRKRRVARGVAAADIAREAGLLARLRHPNIVSLYKVIDTGTTVVLLLELITGGELFHWTPSGEVEAAHVVRQVLMALSHLHSHQVAHLDIKPENILLSTPPPMPNIKLIDLGLSHRLVPGSEHRALFGTPEFVAPEIVNYEPLCLGTDLWAVGVLTYILLSGASPFLGEDKQETYANVAACQYQFDNEYFNNVSEIAKDFIRSLLIKDPKERGNAESCLKHPWILTESEAPQGLGGAMISAVKRGCVEAVSQLLLQGAPLNVKDSKEDTLLHIACEAGDEGMTTLLIESGIDLDTPNKQGLTALHVAARYGHINLVRHLCLAGCDVDKTNRGIRADVTAIKYGYPDIANLLDKLRNPNQRENYIRQLQPTHRPIDRLHIRLLGHCASGKSSLISSLKSGIFSFGFFRRSRSQNYSAKREPSIELDVTSKHGSLSFEYSDNEYEGTQGVEWSRGNVGGECVFWELCGREEFLASYHYVLTFQQPAVHLITVSLREPLTVQLQQIKFWLQFILDRINPSNVGFGGKCNDVKVILVGTYAPEPLAPNSNGGNLLAPLLPFLKDFTSILGEEPQMVALDATNPSSPGLKLLRSYLNNARMEFLEDGPEVAESILRRDAPRAAATYVPLANLDKQSALVWTGLAEAWRSYVQSLEVPPLMLTQEEFLNEVRKINPLVCLEHCRHLGLQLQNLGECILLPGNLIVLSPEWFWQDVLNWQLSPDQRGRLGGRTTGVYTIEDFQARCPCPAAQALQALQAVNLCVPCEVDDDEVEYEIPCLNLVERLPGLWEPWKPCSNASPHAGLRLCPEEAPLYHLTAIFTHLQAQLRKITQTWDPTNSDLYQWWRGSKLCLGPCESIITFEEEEHSCVEIQVRGPRASSAQCFALLSVILDAMDTTIELVAPGMLLERHWLSPSQLREYDEVIHSWAPATVISALIDKGLEEATLKNPLNDRQETVWEIVGCGLPLMENCVPGPKQPVKYIKPAVQRRLAQMLDPPDHHGRDWCLLAVRLGLGDRVAQLDSTVDSPTLRLLNCAGAECTVGSLVQQLRALDREDAVHLLLTYTPTYVMLMSVDSETGSNLSR, from the exons ATGATGCCGGGCACATCTCGCCAGCTGGAAACATCTAACGGTA ATTCTGAGTGGGAGAATTTAATGGAGGTCCATCATGAGCCGATTGAAAAAAACTATCAACTCCTTGAAGAAATTGGCAA GGGTCAATTTGCTATTGTACGAAAATGcaaggaaataaaaactggTTCACTGTATGctgcaaaaataatgagaaagaGGCGGGTTGCCAGAGGTGTGGCTGCTGCAGATAtag caAGAGAAGCTGGTCTTTTGGCTCGATTAAGGCACCCTAATATTGTTTCTTTGTACAAAGTAATAGACACTGGAACAACAGTAGTATTGCTACTGGAATTGATTACTGGAGGGGAATTATTTCACTGGACTCCATCTGGTGAAGTAGAAGCTGCTCATGTG gtgCGTCAAGTTTTAATGGCACTCAGTCATTTACACTCCCATCAAGTTGCTCATCTGGATATTAAACCTGAGAATATTCTACTGTCAACACCACCACCGATGCCTAACATTAAATTGATAg ATTTGGGTCTGTCGCATCGACTGGTACCTGGTTCAGAACATAGAGCATTATTTGGTACACCAGAGTTTGTAGCGCCAGAAATTGTGAATTATGAGCCACTTTGTCTAGGAACTGATCTTTGGGCCGTTGGTGTGTTGACATATATTCTGTTGAGTGGAGCTTCGCCATTTTTGGGCGAGGACAAGCAAGAGACATATGCAAACGTTGCCGCTTGCCAGTACCAATTTGACaatgaatatttcaataatgtgTCCGAGATTGCCAAAGACTTTATACGATCCTTGTTGATCAAGGATCCGAA GGAGAGAGGAAATGCTGAATCGTGCCTTAAACATCCTTGGATTCTCACG GAATCTGAAGCTCCTCAGGGTCTCGGCGGAGCGATGATTAGTGCTGTGAAACGAGGCTGTGTTGAGGCTGTCTCTCAGTTGCTGTTGCAGGGTGCTCCATTGAACGTGAAAGACTCT AAAGAAGATACTCTTTTGCATATCGCCTGCGAGGCTGGTGACGAGGGAATGACGACTCTCCTAATAGAAAGCGGGATTGATCTGGACACACCGAACAAACAAGGTCTCACGGCATTACACGTGGCTGCTCGATACGGGCATATTAATCTGGTCAGACATTTGTGCCTTGCTGGTTGCGACGTCGACAAAACGAATCGGGGGATTCGAGCGGACGTCACTGCGATTAAGTACGGATATCCggatattgcaaatttattagataaattgcGAAAC CCGAATCAGCGCGAAAATTACATACGTCAGCTGCAACCGACACACAGACCAATAGACAGGCTACACATAAGACTGCTCGGACATTGCGCCTCCGGAAAATCATCATTAATTAGTTCTTTAAAATCTGGAATATTTAGTTTTGGATTCTTTCGAAGATCGAGAAGTCAGAATTATAGCGCGAAG aGAGAACCAAGTATCGAACTCGACGTGACGAGTAAGCACGGTTCTCTCAGTTTTGAGTACAGCGATAACGAGTACGAAGGTACTCAAGGAGTAGAATGGAGTCGCGGTAATGTAG GTGGCGAGTGCGTCTTTTGGGAATTGTGCGGACGCGAAGAGTTTTTGGCGTCTTATCACTATGTACTTACGTTCCAGCAACCAGCAGTGCATCTTATTACAGTCAGCTTGAGAGAGCCGCTGACCGTTCAACTTCAGCAGATAAAATTCTGGCTGCAATTTATTCTGGACCGTATCAATCCGAGTAACGTTG GATTTGGTGGCAAGTGTAATGACGTGAAAGTAATTTTAGTCGGCACTTATGCGCCGGAGCCCTTAGCCCCGAATTCTAACGGCGGCAATCTACTTGCACCACTTTTGCCATTTTTGAAAGACTTTACGTCAATTTTGGGAGAGGAACCTCAAATGGTAGCACTGGACGCAACTAATCCTTCTAGTCCTGGCCTCAAACTTCTCAGATCTTACTTAAATAATGCAAGAATGGAATTCCTCGAG GATGGACCGGAAGTTGCAGAAAGTATTCTCCGACGTGACGCGCCGCGTGCTGCGGCTACGTACGTGCCCCTGGCGAATCTTGATAAACAG AGCGCCTTAGTGTGGACCGGTCTCGCCGAAGCATGGAGATCGTACGTGCAGTCGCTGGAAGTTCCTCCGCTAATGCTCACTCAGGAGGAATTTTTGAATGAGGTTCGAAAGATCAATCCTCTAGTTTGCTTGGAACATTGCAGGCATCTAGGATTACAATTGCAG AATTTGGGAGAGTGCATTCTTCTGCCTGGAAACCTAATAGTACTAAGTCCCGAATGGTTCTGGCAAGACGTACTAAACTGGCAATTGAGCCCCGATCAGAGAGGACGACTGGGCGGTCGAACTACTGGTGTTTACACCATAGAAGATTTTCAGGCGCGATGCCCTTGTCCCGCCGCCCAAGCTCTACAAGCTCTACAGGCGGTCAATTTGTGTGTTCCG TGCGAAGTGGATGACGACGAAGTGGAATACGAGATACCGTGCTTAAACCTCGTGGAGCGTCTTCCTGGTTTGTGGGAACCATGGAAACCGTGTTCCAACGCGTCACCTCATGCTGGTTTACGCCTTTGTCCGGAAGAAGCGCCTTTGTATCACTTGACAGCGATATTTACGCATTTGCAG gCGCAACTGAGAAAAATCACTCAAACATGGGACCCAACAAATTCAGACTTGTACCAATGGTGGCGAGGATCGAAGCTGTGTCTTGGACCCTGCGAGAGCATAATCACCTTCGAGGAGGAGGAGCACAGCTGTGTGGAGATTCAAGTTCGTGGACCACGCGCTTCTAGTGCGCAGTGCTTCGCTCTTCTCAGCGTGATTCTGGACGCGATGGACACAACCATCGAATTAGTTGCGCCCGGAATGTTGCTCGAGAGGCATTGGCTGAGTCCTAGCCAGCTTCGAGAATACGATGAG GTGATTCACTCTTGGGCACCCGCCACCGTTATATCGGCTTTGATCGACAAAGGCCTCGAGGAGGCGACCCTTAAGAATCCCTTAAACGACCGTCAAGAAACCGTGTGGGAAATAGTGGGCTGCGGGCTGCCGTTAATGGAAAATTGCGTTCCCGGACCGAAGCAGCCTGTGAAGTACATAAAGCCCGCCGTGCAACGGCGACTCGCGCAAATGCTGGATCCGCCTGATCATCACGGAAGAGACTGGTGCTTGCTCGCCGTGAGACTCGGCTTGGGAGACCGCGTCGCCCAATTAGACAGCACAGTGGACAGTCCGACGTTAAG GCTGCTGAACTGCGCGGGTGCGGAATGCACCGTCGGTTCTTTGGTGCAACAATTGCGAGCACTCGATCGCGAAGACGCCGTGCATCTACTGCTCACGTATACACCAACTTACGTGATGCTGATGTCTGTCGATTCCGAGACAGGGTCTAACCTTTCCAGATGA
- the LOC105678327 gene encoding death-associated protein kinase 1 isoform X4 produces MMPGTSRQLETSNGNSEWENLMEVHHEPIEKNYQLLEEIGKGQFAIVRKCKEIKTGSLYAAKIMRKRRVARGVAAADIAREAGLLARLRHPNIVSLYKVIDTGTTVVLLLELITGGELFHWTPSGEVEAAHVVRQVLMALSHLHSHQVAHLDIKPENILLSTPPPMPNIKLIDLGLSHRLVPGSEHRALFGTPEFVAPEIVNYEPLCLGTDLWAVGVLTYILLSGASPFLGEDKQETYANVAACQYQFDNEYFNNVSEIAKDFIRSLLIKDPKERGNAESCLKHPWILTESEAPQGLGGAMISAVKRGCVEAVSQLLLQGAPLNVKDSKEDTLLHIACEAGDEGMTTLLIESGIDLDTPNKQGLTALHVAARYGHINLVRHLCLAGCDVDKTNRGIRADVTAIKYGYPDIANLLDKLRNPNQRENYIRQLQPTHRPIDRLHIRLLGHCASGKSSLISSLKSGIFSFGFFRRSRSQNYSAKREPSIELDVTSKHGSLSFEYSDNEYEGTQGVEWSRGNVGGECVFWELCGREEFLASYHYVLTFQQPAVHLITVSLREPLTVQLQQIKFWLQFILDRINPSNVGFGGKCNDVKVILVGTYAPEPLAPNSNGGNLLAPLLPFLKDFTSILGEEPQMVALDATNPSSPGLKLLRSYLNNARMEFLESALVWTGLAEAWRSYVQSLEVPPLMLTQEEFLNEVRKINPLVCLEHCRHLGLQLQNLGECILLPGNLIVLSPEWFWQDVLNWQLSPDQRGRLGGRTTGVYTIEDFQARCPCPAAQALQALQAVNLCVPCEVDDDEVEYEIPCLNLVERLPGLWEPWKPCSNASPHAGLRLCPEEAPLYHLTAIFTHLQAQLRKITQTWDPTNSDLYQWWRGSKLCLGPCESIITFEEEEHSCVEIQVRGPRASSAQCFALLSVILDAMDTTIELVAPGMLLERHWLSPSQLREYDEVIHSWAPATVISALIDKGLEEATLKNPLNDRQETVWEIVGCGLPLMENCVPGPKQPVKYIKPAVQRRLAQMLDPPDHHGRDWCLLAVRLGLGDRVAQLDSTVDSPTLRLLNCAGAECTVGSLVQQLRALDREDAVHLLLTYTPTYVMLMSVDSETGSNLSR; encoded by the exons ATGATGCCGGGCACATCTCGCCAGCTGGAAACATCTAACGGTA ATTCTGAGTGGGAGAATTTAATGGAGGTCCATCATGAGCCGATTGAAAAAAACTATCAACTCCTTGAAGAAATTGGCAA GGGTCAATTTGCTATTGTACGAAAATGcaaggaaataaaaactggTTCACTGTATGctgcaaaaataatgagaaagaGGCGGGTTGCCAGAGGTGTGGCTGCTGCAGATAtag caAGAGAAGCTGGTCTTTTGGCTCGATTAAGGCACCCTAATATTGTTTCTTTGTACAAAGTAATAGACACTGGAACAACAGTAGTATTGCTACTGGAATTGATTACTGGAGGGGAATTATTTCACTGGACTCCATCTGGTGAAGTAGAAGCTGCTCATGTG gtgCGTCAAGTTTTAATGGCACTCAGTCATTTACACTCCCATCAAGTTGCTCATCTGGATATTAAACCTGAGAATATTCTACTGTCAACACCACCACCGATGCCTAACATTAAATTGATAg ATTTGGGTCTGTCGCATCGACTGGTACCTGGTTCAGAACATAGAGCATTATTTGGTACACCAGAGTTTGTAGCGCCAGAAATTGTGAATTATGAGCCACTTTGTCTAGGAACTGATCTTTGGGCCGTTGGTGTGTTGACATATATTCTGTTGAGTGGAGCTTCGCCATTTTTGGGCGAGGACAAGCAAGAGACATATGCAAACGTTGCCGCTTGCCAGTACCAATTTGACaatgaatatttcaataatgtgTCCGAGATTGCCAAAGACTTTATACGATCCTTGTTGATCAAGGATCCGAA GGAGAGAGGAAATGCTGAATCGTGCCTTAAACATCCTTGGATTCTCACG GAATCTGAAGCTCCTCAGGGTCTCGGCGGAGCGATGATTAGTGCTGTGAAACGAGGCTGTGTTGAGGCTGTCTCTCAGTTGCTGTTGCAGGGTGCTCCATTGAACGTGAAAGACTCT AAAGAAGATACTCTTTTGCATATCGCCTGCGAGGCTGGTGACGAGGGAATGACGACTCTCCTAATAGAAAGCGGGATTGATCTGGACACACCGAACAAACAAGGTCTCACGGCATTACACGTGGCTGCTCGATACGGGCATATTAATCTGGTCAGACATTTGTGCCTTGCTGGTTGCGACGTCGACAAAACGAATCGGGGGATTCGAGCGGACGTCACTGCGATTAAGTACGGATATCCggatattgcaaatttattagataaattgcGAAAC CCGAATCAGCGCGAAAATTACATACGTCAGCTGCAACCGACACACAGACCAATAGACAGGCTACACATAAGACTGCTCGGACATTGCGCCTCCGGAAAATCATCATTAATTAGTTCTTTAAAATCTGGAATATTTAGTTTTGGATTCTTTCGAAGATCGAGAAGTCAGAATTATAGCGCGAAG aGAGAACCAAGTATCGAACTCGACGTGACGAGTAAGCACGGTTCTCTCAGTTTTGAGTACAGCGATAACGAGTACGAAGGTACTCAAGGAGTAGAATGGAGTCGCGGTAATGTAG GTGGCGAGTGCGTCTTTTGGGAATTGTGCGGACGCGAAGAGTTTTTGGCGTCTTATCACTATGTACTTACGTTCCAGCAACCAGCAGTGCATCTTATTACAGTCAGCTTGAGAGAGCCGCTGACCGTTCAACTTCAGCAGATAAAATTCTGGCTGCAATTTATTCTGGACCGTATCAATCCGAGTAACGTTG GATTTGGTGGCAAGTGTAATGACGTGAAAGTAATTTTAGTCGGCACTTATGCGCCGGAGCCCTTAGCCCCGAATTCTAACGGCGGCAATCTACTTGCACCACTTTTGCCATTTTTGAAAGACTTTACGTCAATTTTGGGAGAGGAACCTCAAATGGTAGCACTGGACGCAACTAATCCTTCTAGTCCTGGCCTCAAACTTCTCAGATCTTACTTAAATAATGCAAGAATGGAATTCCTCGAG AGCGCCTTAGTGTGGACCGGTCTCGCCGAAGCATGGAGATCGTACGTGCAGTCGCTGGAAGTTCCTCCGCTAATGCTCACTCAGGAGGAATTTTTGAATGAGGTTCGAAAGATCAATCCTCTAGTTTGCTTGGAACATTGCAGGCATCTAGGATTACAATTGCAG AATTTGGGAGAGTGCATTCTTCTGCCTGGAAACCTAATAGTACTAAGTCCCGAATGGTTCTGGCAAGACGTACTAAACTGGCAATTGAGCCCCGATCAGAGAGGACGACTGGGCGGTCGAACTACTGGTGTTTACACCATAGAAGATTTTCAGGCGCGATGCCCTTGTCCCGCCGCCCAAGCTCTACAAGCTCTACAGGCGGTCAATTTGTGTGTTCCG TGCGAAGTGGATGACGACGAAGTGGAATACGAGATACCGTGCTTAAACCTCGTGGAGCGTCTTCCTGGTTTGTGGGAACCATGGAAACCGTGTTCCAACGCGTCACCTCATGCTGGTTTACGCCTTTGTCCGGAAGAAGCGCCTTTGTATCACTTGACAGCGATATTTACGCATTTGCAG gCGCAACTGAGAAAAATCACTCAAACATGGGACCCAACAAATTCAGACTTGTACCAATGGTGGCGAGGATCGAAGCTGTGTCTTGGACCCTGCGAGAGCATAATCACCTTCGAGGAGGAGGAGCACAGCTGTGTGGAGATTCAAGTTCGTGGACCACGCGCTTCTAGTGCGCAGTGCTTCGCTCTTCTCAGCGTGATTCTGGACGCGATGGACACAACCATCGAATTAGTTGCGCCCGGAATGTTGCTCGAGAGGCATTGGCTGAGTCCTAGCCAGCTTCGAGAATACGATGAG GTGATTCACTCTTGGGCACCCGCCACCGTTATATCGGCTTTGATCGACAAAGGCCTCGAGGAGGCGACCCTTAAGAATCCCTTAAACGACCGTCAAGAAACCGTGTGGGAAATAGTGGGCTGCGGGCTGCCGTTAATGGAAAATTGCGTTCCCGGACCGAAGCAGCCTGTGAAGTACATAAAGCCCGCCGTGCAACGGCGACTCGCGCAAATGCTGGATCCGCCTGATCATCACGGAAGAGACTGGTGCTTGCTCGCCGTGAGACTCGGCTTGGGAGACCGCGTCGCCCAATTAGACAGCACAGTGGACAGTCCGACGTTAAG GCTGCTGAACTGCGCGGGTGCGGAATGCACCGTCGGTTCTTTGGTGCAACAATTGCGAGCACTCGATCGCGAAGACGCCGTGCATCTACTGCTCACGTATACACCAACTTACGTGATGCTGATGTCTGTCGATTCCGAGACAGGGTCTAACCTTTCCAGATGA